A window of the Lolium perenne isolate Kyuss_39 chromosome 7, Kyuss_2.0, whole genome shotgun sequence genome harbors these coding sequences:
- the LOC127314920 gene encoding probable mixed-linked glucan synthase 6 translates to MAPAVAAGGRVGTVEAPAVAAAASQKKPCACGFQVCACTGSAAVASAASSLDMDIMDSGRIGPPGNEGWVGVELGPETDESGAVVDDRPVFKTEKIKGVLLYPYRVLIFVRLIAFTLFVIWRISHKNPDAMWLWVTSICGEFWFGFSWLLDQLPKLNPINRVPDLAVLRQRFDRPDGTSTLPGLDIFVTTADPIKEPILSTANSVLSILAADYPVDRSTCYVSDDSGMLLTYEALAEASKFATLWVPFCRKHGIEPRGPESYFELKSHPYMGRAQDEFVNDRRRVRKEYDEFKARINSLEHDIKQRNDGYNAAVVQGEGQPRPTWMADGNQWEGTWVDASENHRKGDHAGIVLVLVEHPSHNRQYGPPASADNPLDFSTVDVRLPMLVYMSREKRPGVNHQKKAGAMNALTRASGLLSNAPFILNLDCDHYINNSQALRAGICFMVGRDSDTVAFVQFPQRFEGVDPTDLYANHNRIFFDGTLRALDGMQGPIYVGTGCLFRRITVYAFDPPRINVGGPCFPMLGGMFAKTKYEKPGLEMTMAKAKAAPVPAKGKHGFLPLPKKTYGKSEAFVDSIPRASHPSPYEPAETVATDDGTMAEAVNVTAAEFEKKTGWGKEIGWVYDTVTEDVVTGYRMHIKGWRSRYCSIYPHAFIGTAPINLTERLFQVLRWSTGSLEIFFSKNNPLFGSTYLHPLQRVAYINITTYPFTAIFLIFYTTVPALSFVTGHFIVQRPTTMFYVYLGIVLSTLLVIAVLEVKWAGVTVFEWFRNGQFWMTASCSAYLQAVFQVLIKVIFQRDISFKLTSKLPTGDEKKDPYADLYVVRWTPLFITPVIVIFVNIIGSAVAFAKVLDGEWTHWLKVAGGVFFNFWVLFHLYPFAKGILGKHGKTPVVVLVWWAFTFVITAVLYINIPHIHHSSGAKVAHAHHGQKFLAWP, encoded by the exons ATGGCGCCAGCGGTGGCCGCCGGAGGCCGTGTAGGGACTGTTGAGGCGCCTGCTGTCGCTGCTGCGGCGAGCCAGAAGAAGCCCTGCGCTTGCGGGTTCCAGGTGTGCGCGTGCACCGGGTCGGCGGCGGTGGCCTCCGCCGCGTCGTCCCTGGACATGGACATCATGGATTCGGGGCGGATCGGGCCCCCCGGCAACGAGGGGTGGGTGGGCGTGGAGCTCGGCCCCGAGACCGACGAGAGCGGCGCCGTCGTCGACGACCGCCCCGTCTTCAAAACTGAGAAGATTAAGGGCGTCCTGCTCTACCCGTACAG GGTTCTGATCTTCGTCCGTCTGATCGCCTTCACCCTGTTCGTGATCTGGCGTATCTCGCACAAGAACCCGGACGCGATGTGGCTGTGGGTGACCTCCATCTGCGGCGAGTTCTGGTTCGGCTTCTCGTGGCTGCTGGACCAGCTGCCCAAGCTGAACCCCATCAACCGCGTCCCTGACCTGGCGGTGCTCCGGCAGCGCTTCGACAGGCCCGACGGCACCTCCACTCTCCCCGGGCTGGACATCTTCGTGACCACCGCCGACCCCATCAAGGAACCCATCCTGTCCACCGCCAACTCCGTGCTCTCCATCCTCGCCGCCGACTACCCCGTGGACCGCAGCACCTGCTACGTCTCCGACGACAGCGGCATGCTGCTCACCTACGAGGCCCTCGCCGAGGCGTCCAAGTTCGCCACCCTCTGGGTGCCATTCTGCCGCAAGCACGGGATCGAGCCCAGGGGCCCCGAGAGCTACTTCGAGCTCAAGTCCCACCCTTACATGGGGCGCGCGCAGGACGAGTTCGTCAACGACCGCCGCCGCGTCCGCAAGGAGTACGACGAGTTCAAGGCCAGGATCAACTCGCTGGAGCACGACATCAAGCAGCGCAACGACGGGTACAACGCCGCCGTCGTGCAAGGGGAGGGCCAGCCTCGCCCGACGTGGATGGCCGACGGGAACCAGTGGGAGGGCACCTGGGTCGACGCCTCCGAGAACCACCGCAAGGGCGACCACGCCGGCATCGTTCTG GTGCTGGTTGAACACCCGAGCCACAACCGCCAGTACGGCCCGCCGGCGAGCGCCGACAACCCGCTGGACTTCAGCACCGTCGACGTGCGCCTCCCCATGCTCGTCTACATGTCCCGCGAGAAGCGCCCGGGAGTGAACCACCAGAAGAAGGCCGGCGCCATGAACGCGCTCACCCGCGCCTCCGGCCTGCTCTCCAACGCACCCTTCATCCTCAACCTCGACTGCGACCACTACATCAACAACTCCCAGGCCCTCCGCGCCGGCATCTGCTTCATGGTGGGACGCGACAGCGACACCGTCGCCTTCGTCCAGTTCCCGCAGCGCTTCGAGGGCGTCGACCCCACCGACCTCTACGCCAACCACAACCGCATCTTCTTCGACGGCACGCTCCGCGCCCTCGATGGCATGCAGGGCCCCATCTACGTCGGAACAGGGTGCCTCTTCCGCCGCATCACCGTCTACGCCTTCGACCCGCCCAGGATCAACGTCGGCGGGCCGTGCTTCCCCATGCTCGGCGGGATGTTCGCCAAGACCAAGTACGAGAAGCCCGGGCTCGAGATGACCATGGCCAAGGCCAAGGCGGCGCCGGTGCCAGCCAAGGGCAAGCACGGCTTCCTGCCGCTGCCCAAGAAGACGTACGGCAAGTCGGAGGCCTTCGTCGACAGCATCCCGCGCGCGTCGCACCCGTCGCCGTACGAACCTGCCGAGACGGTCGCCACCGACGACGGCACCATGGCCGAGGCGGTCAACGTGACGGCGGCTGAGTTCGAGAAGAAGACCGGATGGGGCAAGGAGATCGGCTGGGTCTACGACACCGTCACGGAGGACGTCGTCACGGGCTACCGGATGCACATCAAGGGATGGCGCTCGCGCTACTGCTCCATCTACCCGCACGCCTTCATCGGCACCGCCCCCATCAACCTCACCGAGAGGCTCTTCCAGGTGCTCCGCTGGTCCACCGGCTCCCTCGAGATCTTCTTCTCCAAGAACAACCCGCTCTTCGGCAGCACCTACCTCCACCCGCTGCAGCGCGTCGCATACATCAACATCACCACATACCCATTCACCgccatcttcctcatcttctaCACCACCGTCCCGGCGCTCTCCTTCGTCACCGGCCACTTCATCGTGCAGCGCCCCACCACCATGTTCTACGTCTACCTCGGCATCGTCCTCTCCACCCTGCTCGTCATCGCCGTGCTGGAGGTCAAGTGGGCGGGGGTCACCGTCTTCGAGTGGTTCAGGAACGGGCAGTTCTGGATGACGGCCAGCTGCTCCGCGTACCTTCAGGCCGTCTTCCAGGTGCTCATCAAGGTCATATTCCAGCGGGACATCTCCTTCAAGCTCACATCCAAGCTGCCCACGGGAGACGAGAAGAAGGACCCCTACGCCGACCTCTACGTCGTAAGGTGGACGCCGCTTTTCATCACTCCCGTCATCGTCATCTTCGTCAACATCATCGGATCAGCGGTGGCCTTCGCCAAGGTGCTGGACGGAGAGTGGACGCACTGGCTCAAGGTCGCCGGCGGCGTCTTCTTCAACTTCTGGGTGCTCTTCCACCTCTACCCGTTCGCCAAGGGCATCCTGGGAAAGCACGGCAAGACGCCAGTCGTCGTGCTCGTCTGGTGGGCATTCACCTTCGTCATCACCGCCGTGCTCTACATCAACATCCCGCACATACATCATAGCTCGGGAGCCAAGGTGGCGCACGCTCATCATGGACAGAAGTTCCTCGCCTGGCCGTGA